Below is a genomic region from Pseudomonas svalbardensis.
GCTGCGTAGCAACCTGCAAGGTAGCCTCTGATATTCAAATCAACCTAGATCCCCTGTGGGAGCGAGCCTGCTCGCGATAGCCGTCTGACATTCAAACATTGATGTCGACTGATACACCGCTATCGCGAGCAGGCTCGCTCCCACATTGGTTTTGTGGTGCCCCTTCCAGCCACGTTCGCCCCTCTCCGAAAAATTTTTAGTCCTGAAAATCCCGCCTCGACAGCTCTAGCTCAGCCCTTCGCATCGCCCGCCAAAAACCCGGCCAAAGCTTTTTAAGAAAATTTATATTGCGCGCTAAATATTAGCGAGATACATTTACCTCGCACTTACTTAGCGCGCAAACATTTAGCGCAAAACACCCAATTCCGAATGAGGCTCACACCATGCAAACTCTCTACACCGCTATCGCAACTTCCACTGGCGGCCGTGACGGTCGTGCGGTTTCCAGCGACAACATCCTCGACGTCAAACTCGCCACCCCAAAAGAACTTGGCGGCGCTGGCGGCGCAGCGACCAACCCTGAGCAACTGTTCGCAGCCGGTTACTCCGCCTGCTTCATCGGAGCGCTGAAATTCGTGGCCAGCCAGACCAAACGCAAAATTCCGGACGACGCTTCGATCACCGCCCATGTCGGCATCGGCCAGATCCCTGGTGGTTTCGGCCTCGACATCGACCTGCACATAAGCTTGCCGGGGCTTGAACAGGCCGACGCACAAAGCCTGGTCGACGCCGCACATCAGGTCTGCCCGTACTCCAACGCCACCCGTGGCAACGTCGATGTGCGCCTGCACGTCACCGTCTAACCGCTGATTCCCAGGCCCGAACCAGGAAACGAACATGATCACTTTCAGTAAAGCCTTGACCGGCACCCTCCTCACCTTGTCCATTAACAGCGCGTTCGCTGGTGAGGGTGTTGAACACAACACCCAAGCGTTCCTCGACGTTCTGAACGCTGGCACCGGCACACCGATGGAACAACTCAGCCCTGCCGATGCCCGCGCCGTGCTGGTCGGCGCGCAGGCCGGGGTGAAACTGACGCTGCCCAAAGCGGACGTCAGTGAGAAGACCATTCAAGTCGACGGCCAACCGCTCAGCCTGACGATCGTCCGGCCGGCCGGGGTCAAAGGTCCGCTGCCAGTGTTCATGTTTTTCCACGGCGGTGGCTGGGTGCTGGGGGATTTCCCGACCCACGAACGTCTGGTTCGGGACTTGGTTACCGGTTCGGGGGCGGCGGCGGTGTTCGTCAATTACACCCCGTCACCGGAAGCGCATTACCCGGTGGCGATCAACCAGGCTTACGCCGCAACCAAATGGGTGGCCGAGCACGGTAAAGAGATCAACGTCGACGGCAAACGTCTGGCCGTGGCCGGCAACAGCGTCGGCGGCAACATGGCGGCAGTGGTTGCGCTGATGGCCAAAGACAAGGGCACGCCGGCGATCAAATTCCAAGTTCTGCTGTGGCCGGTGACTGACGCCAGCTTCGAGACGGCGTCCTACAACCAGTTTGCCGAGGGGCACTTCCTCACCAAAAACATGATGAAGTGGTTCTGGGACAACTACACCACCGACGCCAAACAGCGTAACGAAATCTACGCGTCGCCGCTGCGGGCGACCACTGCGCAACTCAAGGGCCTGCCACCTGCCCTGGTGCAGACCGCCAGCGCCGACGTGTTGCGCGATGAAGGTGAAGCCTACGCCCGCAAACTCGACGAGGCTGGGGTGCCGGTCACCGCCGTGCGCTACAACGGCATGATCCACGACTATGGTTTGCTTAACGTGGTGAGCCAGGTGCCGGCGGTGCGCTCGGCGATGTTGCAGGCGTCCGAAGAACTCAAGCAACACCTCAAATAAGCGGTAAATCGCAGGTACAAAAAAGCCCGACTCAATGGTCGGGCTTTTTCATTCCTGAAGCAGTGCTTATTTAGCACGGCCTTTGTAGGAACCGCCTTCGCGGGTATCGATCTCGATCTTGTCACCGATTTCGATGAAGTCAGCAACTTGCAGCTCAGTTCCGTTGCTCAGCTTGGCAGGCTTCATCACCTTGCCGGAAGTGTCGCCGCGAGCCGAACCTTCGGTGTAGTCAACTACGCGCACGATGGTGGTCGGCAGTTCTACGGAAACCAGACGCTCTTCGAAGAAGATCGCTTCGCAAACATCGGTCATGCCTTCTTCAACGAAAGGCAGAACAGCTTCGATGTCTTCAGCGTTCAGCTCGTACATGGTGTAGTCGGTGGTGTCCATGAACGTGTAGGTGTCGCCGCTGATGAAGGACAGGGTCGCTTCTTTGCGGTCGAGGATTACGTCGTCCAGCTTGTCGTCGGCGCTGTAAACGATCTCGGTCTTGTAACCGGTCAGCAGGTTTTTCAGCTTGGTCTTCATGATCGCGCTGTTACGACCAGACTTGGTGAATTCAGCTTTCTGAACCAGCCAAGGATCGTTTTCGAGACGGATCACGGTACCGGGTTTCAGTTCTTTACCAGTTTTCATTGCGAATATCCGAATTTGGATGGGATTTACAAAAATCTAGGCCGCGTATCATATCCAATTTACATAAAACTGTACCAGCGCCGCGGCAAGATCTGCCTGCAAAGCCTGTTCCAGACACCACGCTTCGGCGTGTTTTTGCAGTTCTGGCCAGTGTTTTCGGGTCGATTGCCAGTGCCCGGTCATATTGTCACCCGCATTCCACACGCGCCAAAGACCACTGATCGCCTCGCGGGCAGGCTCGGACAGGCCTTTGGTGTACAGAGCGAGGAAGGCGTCGAGCTTTTCCAGGTGGATGTCTTCGTCCTGCTGATAAATGTGCCAGAGCAGCGGCCGCCCCGCCCATTGGGCGCGGACAAAGGAATCTTCACCGCGCACGGCATTGAAATCGCAGCACCAGAGCAGGTGATCGTATTGATCCTGTCGGACAAACGGCAGCACTTGCACGGTCAATTCACCGCGCACATGCACCGCGCCGGCCACCAGACCCTCCACACCGAGCCAACGTTCGACGTCCCCAAGAATCCTGCCTTCGGGCACTAGCAGATGAGTGGGCGTCGAGTCGGCAGCCATTGCCTCGAGCCAACTGGCCAGCCCGTTATTTTCGTAGGCAAACAGCGAGATCAACTGCGCACCTTGCGCGCGATCAATCCCCAAACCTTGCAGGAATTCTCGCTGCGCCTCGGGGTTTTGCTGAAACTGCTGACGACGCTCAAGCAATCCGCTTTCACGCAGCAAGCCACCGGTGCCCTTCTGAAACCCCGGAAAGAAAAAGAATTTCTGTACGCTCTTGTACTTCACCGACGGCAAGCCGTGGCAGCCGACGATCCAGTCCTCGGCACTCAGATAGTCGAGATTCATCCACAGCGGCGGTTTTTCCCGCTCGGCCATGGCCTCCATGTAAGCACTCGGCAATTGGCAGGCGAACGCGGCGATCACCACATCAGCGGCTTCAGTGGGCTGCCAGTCGGCCGTCCACTGACGCACTTCGACGCCCTGCTGCCATTGCTGTGAGGCGTTGATGTCAACTTCCGGGCACAAGCGCTCGAAGGCCCGCAGATCATCGACCCACAGACGCACCGCCACCGAATGTTCGGCCACCAGTTGTCGGGCCAGACGCCAGGTCACGCCGATGTCGCCAAAGTTGTCGACCACCGCGCAGAAAATATCCCAGCGGGCTTTCATTTCAGGCATTCCAGGCTCCCGTTGGCAAAGGTGCCGATTGTCCTCATAAATTACCCCGTGCAGAAGAGCCGACGGCGATTAATCTTCATGCGACAATCGCCACTCGCCCGCGACCACCCGCCAGGAGGCAGCCATGCCCTACCGTCCCAATCCGCGCCGCCCGTTGCCGATCCAGCTCAGCGCCTTGCAACTGACCGGCAGCATTGCCCTGGGTGTGTGGCTGGGGTTTATCGCGATCGCGCTGACGTGCTGGCTCGCCTCTCGACTGTTGTTCAGCGAGCAGCTGGCGCCCGTGGCTGAGGCCGTGCAGCAACTGGCCAAACCACCGGTGGTGGCACAACCGGTGCCGGACATTCCGCCGCAGAGCCCGTTGTTCGAACAGTACGAAGAGAACCTGCGCAAAAACGAGCAGCAGCAACGAATGGATCAGGCCCGCAGCACCGGCCGCAATCTGTCCAACCCGAAATGCCAGTTCTGGCTGCAACAGGACCAGACTGCGCCGAGCGAAAAAAGCCGCGCCAACGTCCTGCAATTTTGCGATTGATCAAGAAGCTTTCTATGCACAAGCCGACCGTCCACCAACTGATTCTCGACAAGCTGCGGATCGACCTCGACATCGCCGAGCGTGCCGCACAAACCGCTTACGAAACCGCGACCCACGAAGAAAACATCGCCGAGAACAAGTACGACACGCTAGGTCTGGAGGCGTCTTACCTGGCAGCAGGGCAGGCCAGACGGGTGGAAGAAATCAGGCATTCACTGACGCTTTGCCAGAACCTGACGCTGCGGCCTTACGACGATCAGCGCGGCATCGAAGTCGGCGCCTTGCTCGGCCTGGAAGACGAAAAGGGTCGTGAGCAATGGTTGTTTCTGGCCCCCGACGCGGCGGGTTTGAAGGTCGACCTGGTGGGGCAATGGATTACCGTCATCACCCCTCGCTCACCGCTGGGCAAAAGCCTGCTGGGCAAGTTCGAAGGGGATGAGGTGGAGATTCTAGTGGCGGGTGCTCGGCAACAGTTTTCTGTCACCGAGGTGGTATAGAAAGGAAGATTAATGCACCGGCAGTTCGACACCGTCGAACAGCTCTTCCAGTTCCTGCTTGTTGTGGCACTGGATGGCCTTGGCCATGACCTCGCGGGTCAGGTGCGGGGCGAACTTCTCGATGAAGTCGCACATGAAGCCACGCAGGAACGTGCCGCGACGGAAACCGATTTTAGTAATGCTGGATTCGAACAAGTCGCTGGCATCAAGCATGACCAGGTCGCTGTCGAGTTTGGCATCGACCGCCATTTTCGCCACGATGCCCACGCCCAGCCCCAGGCGAACATAAGTCTTGATCACGTCGGCGTCGGCGGCGGTGAACACCACTTTCGGCGTCAGGCCGCGATGGCTGAACGCTTCGTCGAGTTTCGAACGGCCGGTGAAACCAAAGACGTACGTCACGATCGGGTATTCAGCCAGCGCTTCCAGGGACAGCTTCGACAGCTTGGTCAGCGGGTGGCCCTGAGGTACGACCACGCAGCGGTTCCAGCGATAGCACGGCATCATCACCAGATCACCGAACAGCTCCAGCGCTTCGGTGGCGATGGCGAAATCCACGGTGCCGTCAGCGGCCATTTCAGCGATCTGCATCGGCGAACCCTGGTGCATGTGCAGGGCAACGTCCGGGTATTGCTTGATAAAATTGCTGATCACCGGTGGCAACGCATAACGCGCCTGGGTGTGCGTGGTGGCGATCGACAGGGTACCTTTTTTCTCGTTGGAGAATTCCTGGGCGATCTGCTTGATGCTTTCAACCTTGCGCAGGATCTCGCCGGCGGTGGTGATAATTCGCTCGCCGGCCGGGGTGACGCGGGTCAGGTGCTTGCCGCTGCGAGCGAAAACCTCAACCCCCAATTCGTCTTCCAGCAAACGGATCTGCTTACTGATGCCCGGTTGCGACGTGTAAAGGCTTTGGGCTGTAGCGGAAACGTTGAGGTCGTGGTGCGCCACTTCCCAGATGTAGCGCAATTGTTGAAGCTTCATATGAATCCCTCAAAGCAGGTAGACGCCACGGGCATCAGCGACGGTATATAACTATATTAATGGCTTGAAGAATAAATCTAGAACTTTTTTATCAAACTGCCACTATTCGTCTTCTGGTGTCCTGCCTCGTGAATACGCGAGGCAGGACACTAACGATCCCCTTGGCGACGACGTTCCACCAGCGGCACCAGATAGACCGGCACCCGAGACAGTTGCAGCACCCGCGCTGCAGTCCGGCCCAAAGGTGTTTCCGCGCCAGCACCATGGCTATGACTACCTACGATCAACAAATCCACGGAGAGTTTCTGCGCCTGGTCGAGAATCACCTGTGACGGATCGCCTTGAAGCACCCGCACCGCTTGAATCCGCTCCAGATCCTGCGCCCCTTCATCCCCCAATTCTTCACGAAAGCTGTCGAGCACCCGCTGCTCGATATTGGCAATCACCGTATTCAGGCCCTGACTGTGAAACTCGTTCAACGCTTGCTCATCGAGGTAACTCTGAAGCACCGATTCGGCGAACAGCCCCATCGGCTCAACGGCGTGCACCACGTAGAGATCGGCATTGAATGTGCGCGCCAGCGCCAAGGCATGCTGCATTACCAAAGGTGCATACAGGCCGAGGTCAGTGGCGTACAACATAGAACGAATCATATGACCTCCTCGAGTGCCGACATGGCGGAGATTGATTCAGCTTAGCAGTGCCTTGGCGAGTACGACGTTTCGGGTAACGCGTTGAACCGTGGGCTTAAACCTTTTGCTCGTTGCTTATGCCGTGCGGCACGTGGCCGGTGGCGACCACCTCGCGGGCCAACTCGCAATGACCGGCCTGATCGTCGAAAAACACGTCGGCGGCAAAGGCTTCAAGAAACGCTGACTTGGTCAGGCCGCCGAGAAACAGCGACTCGTCCAGACGAATGTCCCATTCGCGCAAGGTACGGATCACTCGCTCATGGGCGGGCGCCGATCGCGCGGTCACCAGCGCGGTGCGGATCGGACAGGCGTCTTCCGGGAACTCGCGTTGCAACAGATTGAGGGCCGCGAGGAAGCCTTTGAACGGCCCACCGCGCAATGGCTCGCGGGCGGCTTCACGCTCGCTGGCCTGAAACGCTTCCAGACCACCGGATTGATAGACCCGCTCCGATTCGTCGGAAAACAGCACCGCGTCACCATCGAAGGCAATGCGCAATTCATCACTGGCCGCACGGCTGGCGCCGCCCGACAGAATGGTCGCCGCGGCGAACCCGGCATCCAGTGCACTGCGCACGTCTTCGGCATGCGTCGAGAGAAACAGGTCGCAGCCAAACGCCTTGAGGTACGGATAAGGACTGCGCCCGCCGACAAACGCCGCGCGGGAAATCGCCAGGCCATAGTGGTGGATCGAATTGAAAACCCGCAGGCCGGTGTCGGCACTGTTGCGCGACACCAGGATCACCTCGACCCGGGCGCGGCCAAGGTTGGTGTTCAAGTTGAGGAGTTTTTGTACCAACGGAAATGCATCACCGGGCTCGAGGATTTCGTCTTCGTGTTCGATCTGATATTGCCGATAGGCTTCGACGCCGCTCGACAGATAGACCTTGTGGCTTTCGCTCAGGTCGAACAGCGCACGCGAAGAAATCGCTAGCACCAGTTTGTCGTCGATAGTTTTTGCCATGCCCTTCTCCCAAGGTTGATCGACTCAAGTGTTACGTCGATCGATAAAACTCAAACTGCGATACAAGGCTTCGATTCGCGGCAACTCGCATCCTGCGGCCTTGGCTGCCGCCAGTGGCCGGGCGTAAATCGCATCCAGCTCAAGCGGTCGTTTGTGCAGAAAATCGTGGTACATGCTCGGCCAATAGTCCGGCATTTTCTCGGTCACCATGAACAGATGATCGGCATAACCGGCCGGTACGTCGTGACCGCAGGCGATTGCTCCCTGAACCACTTCAGCCATCAGAGCCTTGATCAGTTCCCGACTGTCGGCATCGGCCATCAACGGCGTGGTGCTTGCCCCGAGCAGAACCGACAGACCGTTGTAGGGGATATTCCAGACCAGTTTTTGCCAGCGCGCCTGATGCAGGTTCGCCATGGCCTGGGAATCGATGCCGGCGGCGCGGAACAGCCCGGCGCCTTCCTCGACAATCGCCATGCGCGCCTGCTCATCAGCTGCAGGGCCACTGTGATAGCCAACATTCACAGCGCCGAGCGCCTGATGGGTGATGACGCCTGGTCCTTCACGATGAACGCAGATATAGCAGAGCCCACCGAGCACGTGCAGCGAATCGGGGAGCAACGCTCGCAGACTGTCTTCAACGTCCAGGCCATTTTGCATCAGCAGTACTTTCGCATCGGGGGCGGCGGCTTGAATGATCGCTGGCGCCAGATCCGCGTTACTGGTGGTTTTCGCGCCCACGAGCAACCAGTCACAAGGCGGCATGTCTTCGGCACTCGAATAGACCTGAACCGGATTCAACGTCAGCGCGCCGTGCACCGCACTGTCGAGCTTCAACCCGCGCTCGGCCACCGCCGAAAACTCACTGCGCAACAGAAAATGCACATCGAAACCGACACGCGCCAGCATCAATCCGTAGAAACCGCCGATCGCGCCGGTTCCGATAATACCGATTGTCGGTTTGGTCACTGCCCCCATCATGGCAACTCCTCTGCAATTCGACTCAACGCCTGACCCACGGCAGCATTGAGCTCGGTGCCGGTCAGGCGCGATTTTAGTGCCCCGAAGAATTCACCGTCGCGCACCACAAACAGCGCCGGCAAATAAAAAACCTGATAACGCTCGACCACCCCGCCATTGTTCCCGGCATCGATCCAGCACAACCGATCGACGTCCAGGTCGAGTCGTGGCAATTGCTCACGGGCAAAACGGCAACTGGCGCAGCCGACGCTGGTGAAAATAACCAGCGACACACCGCTCATCGCCAGCAGCCGTTGGTCGGCGTCGAAATCAGTCAGTTCCAATTCGACCACTATACTGGGTGAAACAATGTCAGATGGCCGACACATGGAGTCCGTGTTCATGGGACGTTTTATTCCTCACCCTGACGATGTGCCCGTCGAATTAACGTTGCTCAAACCTGAGTGTATTTCACGGCAACAGCTGCACACTATCAGCCTCGGGGGCATGGCTTGCAATTATCACCGGGCGTGGCGCCACGGTACGGCGCTGGAAATTCGCATGCCGACCTTGAACCCCGACATGCGTTTTCTGGGCTATGTAGCCTGGTGCCTGCGACGCAAGCGCGGCTATCTGGTAGGCATTGCCTTCGTTGACGAACAGATGATGTTCAGTGCCCGAATGGGCGAGCAGGTGTGCCAGATCGA
It encodes:
- a CDS encoding GreA/GreB family elongation factor — translated: MHKPTVHQLILDKLRIDLDIAERAAQTAYETATHEENIAENKYDTLGLEASYLAAGQARRVEEIRHSLTLCQNLTLRPYDDQRGIEVGALLGLEDEKGREQWLFLAPDAAGLKVDLVGQWITVITPRSPLGKSLLGKFEGDEVEILVAGARQQFSVTEVV
- a CDS encoding organic hydroperoxide resistance protein, with the protein product MQTLYTAIATSTGGRDGRAVSSDNILDVKLATPKELGGAGGAATNPEQLFAAGYSACFIGALKFVASQTKRKIPDDASITAHVGIGQIPGGFGLDIDLHISLPGLEQADAQSLVDAAHQVCPYSNATRGNVDVRLHVTV
- the earP gene encoding elongation factor P maturation arginine rhamnosyltransferase EarP, which gives rise to MPEMKARWDIFCAVVDNFGDIGVTWRLARQLVAEHSVAVRLWVDDLRAFERLCPEVDINASQQWQQGVEVRQWTADWQPTEAADVVIAAFACQLPSAYMEAMAEREKPPLWMNLDYLSAEDWIVGCHGLPSVKYKSVQKFFFFPGFQKGTGGLLRESGLLERRQQFQQNPEAQREFLQGLGIDRAQGAQLISLFAYENNGLASWLEAMAADSTPTHLLVPEGRILGDVERWLGVEGLVAGAVHVRGELTVQVLPFVRQDQYDHLLWCCDFNAVRGEDSFVRAQWAGRPLLWHIYQQDEDIHLEKLDAFLALYTKGLSEPAREAISGLWRVWNAGDNMTGHWQSTRKHWPELQKHAEAWCLEQALQADLAAALVQFYVNWI
- a CDS encoding thioredoxin family protein — its product is MNTDSMCRPSDIVSPSIVVELELTDFDADQRLLAMSGVSLVIFTSVGCASCRFAREQLPRLDLDVDRLCWIDAGNNGGVVERYQVFYLPALFVVRDGEFFGALKSRLTGTELNAAVGQALSRIAEELP
- a CDS encoding 5'-nucleotidase, encoding MAKTIDDKLVLAISSRALFDLSESHKVYLSSGVEAYRQYQIEHEDEILEPGDAFPLVQKLLNLNTNLGRARVEVILVSRNSADTGLRVFNSIHHYGLAISRAAFVGGRSPYPYLKAFGCDLFLSTHAEDVRSALDAGFAAATILSGGASRAASDELRIAFDGDAVLFSDESERVYQSGGLEAFQASEREAAREPLRGGPFKGFLAALNLLQREFPEDACPIRTALVTARSAPAHERVIRTLREWDIRLDESLFLGGLTKSAFLEAFAADVFFDDQAGHCELAREVVATGHVPHGISNEQKV
- the cysB gene encoding HTH-type transcriptional regulator CysB — encoded protein: MKLQQLRYIWEVAHHDLNVSATAQSLYTSQPGISKQIRLLEDELGVEVFARSGKHLTRVTPAGERIITTAGEILRKVESIKQIAQEFSNEKKGTLSIATTHTQARYALPPVISNFIKQYPDVALHMHQGSPMQIAEMAADGTVDFAIATEALELFGDLVMMPCYRWNRCVVVPQGHPLTKLSKLSLEALAEYPIVTYVFGFTGRSKLDEAFSHRGLTPKVVFTAADADVIKTYVRLGLGVGIVAKMAVDAKLDSDLVMLDASDLFESSITKIGFRRGTFLRGFMCDFIEKFAPHLTREVMAKAIQCHNKQELEELFDGVELPVH
- a CDS encoding universal stress protein — protein: MIRSMLYATDLGLYAPLVMQHALALARTFNADLYVVHAVEPMGLFAESVLQSYLDEQALNEFHSQGLNTVIANIEQRVLDSFREELGDEGAQDLERIQAVRVLQGDPSQVILDQAQKLSVDLLIVGSHSHGAGAETPLGRTAARVLQLSRVPVYLVPLVERRRQGDR
- a CDS encoding PilZ domain-containing protein, with the protein product MGRFIPHPDDVPVELTLLKPECISRQQLHTISLGGMACNYHRAWRHGTALEIRMPTLNPDMRFLGYVAWCLRRKRGYLVGIAFVDEQMMFSARMGEQVCQIERYCRLHDAHDDLQETQALALEWVQEHADEFSHETVRRAFAQVVLD
- a CDS encoding putative 2-dehydropantoate 2-reductase, coding for MMGAVTKPTIGIIGTGAIGGFYGLMLARVGFDVHFLLRSEFSAVAERGLKLDSAVHGALTLNPVQVYSSAEDMPPCDWLLVGAKTTSNADLAPAIIQAAAPDAKVLLMQNGLDVEDSLRALLPDSLHVLGGLCYICVHREGPGVITHQALGAVNVGYHSGPAADEQARMAIVEEGAGLFRAAGIDSQAMANLHQARWQKLVWNIPYNGLSVLLGASTTPLMADADSRELIKALMAEVVQGAIACGHDVPAGYADHLFMVTEKMPDYWPSMYHDFLHKRPLELDAIYARPLAAAKAAGCELPRIEALYRSLSFIDRRNT
- a CDS encoding alpha/beta hydrolase, which codes for MITFSKALTGTLLTLSINSAFAGEGVEHNTQAFLDVLNAGTGTPMEQLSPADARAVLVGAQAGVKLTLPKADVSEKTIQVDGQPLSLTIVRPAGVKGPLPVFMFFHGGGWVLGDFPTHERLVRDLVTGSGAAAVFVNYTPSPEAHYPVAINQAYAATKWVAEHGKEINVDGKRLAVAGNSVGGNMAAVVALMAKDKGTPAIKFQVLLWPVTDASFETASYNQFAEGHFLTKNMMKWFWDNYTTDAKQRNEIYASPLRATTAQLKGLPPALVQTASADVLRDEGEAYARKLDEAGVPVTAVRYNGMIHDYGLLNVVSQVPAVRSAMLQASEELKQHLK
- a CDS encoding elongation factor P, whose amino-acid sequence is MKTGKELKPGTVIRLENDPWLVQKAEFTKSGRNSAIMKTKLKNLLTGYKTEIVYSADDKLDDVILDRKEATLSFISGDTYTFMDTTDYTMYELNAEDIEAVLPFVEEGMTDVCEAIFFEERLVSVELPTTIVRVVDYTEGSARGDTSGKVMKPAKLSNGTELQVADFIEIGDKIEIDTREGGSYKGRAK